Genomic window (Ureibacillus composti):
ACGCATTTAGAATGTTCTATTTGCAAATGGATGATCTGTACATGTGGAGCATGTGGTTGTCAGTATATCAAAAAAGCTTTTCTACAATCTTAAAAGTTCGCGGTACACTTATAAGATTTAGAAAAGCTTTTATATTACTACTACTAGTTTTTCTGATATGCCCGTCTTTCTGCATATTCCAAACAAAGAGCGCAAACTCTAATTTTTTATTGGCATCACTTCTGTAAATTTGCATGTTCGACTCTTGTCTTGAACAGAAGTAACAATGTTTTTAGGAGGCTTTTTATTCAATTTAACTTCTTGACCAGTTTTTACTTTTGATTTTAAAAAAGGTAAACGAACCAAACATTCCCAAAAACTTCCCAAAAAGTACTTTTAAAACCGAACCAACTTGTCTAAAATAGGAAATATATGGTTTAGCCATACCATATGTGTAAAAAGCCTCATAAATCTATATCCACTTAACGAAAACTGTTATATAATAAAGCCCATGATACTAGTGGGAATCCTTGACAGAGCTAGTGTGGAATTATACAATTAAGTATGTATAATTTTTTGAATTATGACATGAAATAGGCAGTATGTTGAAAGTGTCAATGTATGAGCCGACTGAAACTGAAAATGAAATATAGCAAGAGGAGGTGTTCGAATGATGGAATACATTATCTCCGCTTTGCTTGGAGTCATCGTCGGTGGCGCTGTTATCTATTTCTATATGAAAAAAGTGAACGAGTCAAAAGTGAATGGTGCAAAAAACTCGGCTGAGCTTATTATAGATGAAGCAAAGCGAGAAGCGGAAGCGCTGAAAAAAGAAGCACTACTAGAAGCAAAAGATGAAACTCACAAAATTCGAACTGAAGCCGAACAAGACGTTCGCGAACGTCGGTTTGAACTTCAGAAACAAGAAAATCGGTTATTGCAAAGAGAAGAGAATCTTGATCGCAAGGATGATGCTCTGAATAAGAGAGAATCAGGCTTAGAGCGAAAAGAACAAGCTCTAACTGAAAGACAGCAGCATATTGAACAGATGGAAAGTAAAGTGGGAGAGCTCGTCGCACAACAGAAGTCAGAACTGGAACGCATTGCCGCTCTTACACGTGAGCAAGCAAAAGATGTCATTTTGAAGCAAGTTGAAAACGAACTTTCAACTGATATCGCGGTCATGACGAAAGAAGCTGAAACACGTGCGAAAGAAGAATCTGACAAAAAAGCACGAGAATTATTATCACTTGCCCTACAACGTTTTGCAGCTGATCATGTTGCCGAAACGACTGTATCGGTTGTAAACTTACCAAATGATGAAATGAAAGGCCGTATCATCGGTCGTGAAGGTCGTAATATTCGAACACTTGAAACACTTACTGGAATTGACTTAATTATAGATGATACTCCAGAAGCAGTGATCTTATCCGGATTTGACCCGATTCGTCGTGAAACTGCACGTCTTGCACTTGAAAAATTAGTACAAGATGGTCGTATCCATCCAGCTCGTATTGAAGAAATGGTGGAAAAATCACGTCGCGAAATGGACGAGCAGATTCGTGAAACAGGTGAACAAACGACATTCGAAGTGGGCGTACACAATTTACACCCAGACTTAATGAAAATCCTAGGTCGCATGAAGTATCGTACAAGCTATGGCCAAAACGTGTTAAAACACTCAATCGAAGTGGCACACTTATCAGGCCTACTTGCAGCAGAACTTGGTGAAGACGTAACGTTAGCAAAACGTGCCGGTCTTTTACATGATATCGGGAAAGCAATTGACCATGAAGTCGAAGGAAGCCACGTGGAAATCGGGGTAGAACTGGCAACGAAGTATAAAGAACACCCAGTTGTCATTAACAGTATCGCGTCTCACCACGGGGACACAGAACCAACTTCAATCATTTCGGTCATCGTTGCAGCAGCTGACGCTTTATCAGCAGCTCGCCCAGGTGCTCGTAGTGAAACACTTGAAAACTACATTCGTCGTTTAGAAAAACTGGAAGAAATTTCAGAGTCTTACGATGGCGTAGAAAAATCTTATGCGATCCAAGCTGGTCGTGAAATCCGTATCATCGTTCAACCTGAAAAGATTGATGACTTGGCATCTCACCGCTTAGCTCGTGATATCCGTAAGAAAATCGAAGAGGAACTCGATTACCCAGGTCACATCAAAGTAACCGTAATCCGAGAAACTCGAGCAGTCGAATACGCAAAATAGAAATCAAACCTCTTTTGACATTATGTCAAAAGAGGTTTTTTAGTTTGTTACTAAAGTAGAAATTTTTGAGATTTATTGTAGGTAGGGGATTGGGGCTTGTTCAAGGATGGAGTATCAAGTAATCTCGGACAAGGTGATACATCGGAGTTATGAACAACAAAACTATTGCAAGTCATAAGAGAAAGGGCGTTTATCAGGGTATGAACGACAAAACTAGTAAGAGATTGGAGAGAAAAGTCGTTCATCGGGCATATGAACGACAAAACTAGAAGGAGATTGGAGAGAAAAGTCGTTCATCGGGCATATGAACGACAAAACTAGAAAGAGATTGGAGAGAAAAGTCGTTCATTGGGGGTATGAACGGCAAAACTAGTGCAAGACCCGGGAGAAAGGTCGTTCATCAGGGGTATGAACGGCAAAACTAGGAGGAGAGCCAAGAGAAAAGTCGTTCATCGGGGGTATGAACGACAAAACTAGTGCGAGACCCGAGAGAAAAGTCGTTCATCAAGGCGATGAAGACCAAAACCATCAATCGAAGTAAGAAAAGACGTCTTCATGAAGGCAATGAAGACCAAAACCATTAATCGAAGTAAGAAAAGACGTCTTCATCAAGGCGATGAAGACCAAAACCATCAATCGAAGTAAGAAAAGACGTCTTCATCAAGGCGATGAAGACCAAAACCATTAATCGAAGTAAGAAAAGACGTCTTCATCAAGGCGATGAAGACCAAAACCATCAATCGAAGTAAGAAAAGGCGTCTTCATAAAGGTGATGAAGACCCAAATCAGAAATCGAAGTAAGAAGAATGGTCTTCATATGGGTGATGAAGACCAATTTCAGAAATCAGAGTAAGTAGAAAGGTCTTCATCAACGCAATAAAGTTCAAAAACCAATAGAAACAAAAAAAGACAAACCTACCAACCTCCAAACAGAAGTTAATAGATTCGCCTTAGCCAGCCACATTACACTAACTCAGAAAAATAATATACCCCATTCTCCACCGCATCCAGTTTCACTCGACTCCCAATTTCGGTCCCGTCTTTTATGCGAGCCGTAATTTTAAGGTTGGCTTCATCTAACTGGATGATGCCGATGCAATAGGGTGCCTCGTGAGCAAACTCGGTAGGGGGAACGAAAACTTTCGTCAAGGAATAGACGGTGCCTGTATCGGCAATCTCTCGAGTCACCTCGTCATAGGTAGCATGACTTGTATGATCGTAAAGAAACGGTCTTCCATATTGTTCATAGATTTTCATAACGCTCAAATCCTTTCTATTATATATAACTCAAACTCTCTCCAAAATATGAATAACCGAATAAGCACCCGTACCGCCAAGGTTTTGTGCCATGCCTAAGCGAGCGTTTTCCACTTGGTTTAATGCTTGGCCACGTAGTTGTAAGACGATTTGGATGAATTGGGCAATTCCCGTTGCGCCGATTGGATGACCTCTTGATAACAGGCCACCACTTGTATTGAGTGGTGTTTTTCCGCTCAATCCTGTTTCTCCGTCCTCAACAAACTTCCAAGCCTCTAACTCTTTTGCAAAGCCAAGACCTTCGATGGCGAGTAATTGGGTGATTGTAAAGCAGTCATGTACTTCCACCACATCTAAATCTTCGGGGCCAATTCCTGCCTGAGTATAAGCTTTAACACCGGACTCCACAATCGCTGGAATCTTCAAGATTGAATCTAAATGTTGAATCGAAGTAGGACCTGATACTTGAACAGAAGCTTTCAATTTGATTCCCGTTTTCTTTTTACTAATGACCACACTTGCGGCACCGTCCGTAATTGGAGAGCAATCAAAAAGTCCGAGTGGATCGGTAATCATTTTCGCCTCTAACACTTCTTCGATCGTTGTTGGTTTCCGGAATTGGGCTAGTGGATTGTTCACCGCATAATCTCGATTTTGCTTTGCCACATAGGCTAAATGTTTTTTAGTTGCACCGGATTCGTAAAAATAACGATTGGCAAGTAAACCAAAGAAAGCGGGGAAGGTCAGACCGCTATTTTTTTCAAGCGATTGATTGTCCATGGCCGCATTAATGGCTTGCGTCACCGTTTCCGTCGATGCGTGTTTCATCTTTTCTCCGCCAACAACGAGGACATTTTCATATTCACCACTAAGAATCCCGAGAATCGCTTGTCGGATGGCGATACCCCCAGATGCACAAGCGCCTTCAACTTTAAGCGATGGAATAGACCCTAGATTTAAGTCATTGACGACAATCGCGCCCAGTATTTCCTGATTGTAAATTGCGCCACCCATAAAGTTTCCGACGATGACCGCATCGATGCGAGGGTAGTCTGCATCATGTAGTGCGGCTCTTGCGGCTTCTACTAATAGGTCCTTTAATGATTTATTCTCGTGTTTCCCAAATGGGGTCATTCCAACTCCACTAACATATACATCCATTTGATTTCCTCCAAATTTATAGGATAAAGCCAAGAATAACGAACTATCCTTGGCTTTTAATAAAGTCAAATATTCAAAGTTTCAAAGCTTTCGCACACTATGACAACACCTTCTCCGGCTGCGCTTCGTTTTGCCCAACTACATTTCCATCTTCATCACTATCCTCATATTGCGTGATCACGCGAGTGTCAGGTGCAAACAGGATAAGAATTAATGAAAGGACAAGTCCGGCAATCATGAAGCCGCCAAATGCGAAAGGTGAAGCGCCGACGTTTGTACCCATTGCTGTCCAGATCATTGGACCGAATCCTACGATGGCTGCAGCAATTTGATAGCCGAGTGATAATCCCGTATAGCGAACGTTTG
Coding sequences:
- the rny gene encoding ribonuclease Y yields the protein MEYIISALLGVIVGGAVIYFYMKKVNESKVNGAKNSAELIIDEAKREAEALKKEALLEAKDETHKIRTEAEQDVRERRFELQKQENRLLQREENLDRKDDALNKRESGLERKEQALTERQQHIEQMESKVGELVAQQKSELERIAALTREQAKDVILKQVENELSTDIAVMTKEAETRAKEESDKKARELLSLALQRFAADHVAETTVSVVNLPNDEMKGRIIGREGRNIRTLETLTGIDLIIDDTPEAVILSGFDPIRRETARLALEKLVQDGRIHPARIEEMVEKSRREMDEQIRETGEQTTFEVGVHNLHPDLMKILGRMKYRTSYGQNVLKHSIEVAHLSGLLAAELGEDVTLAKRAGLLHDIGKAIDHEVEGSHVEIGVELATKYKEHPVVINSIASHHGDTEPTSIISVIVAAADALSAARPGARSETLENYIRRLEKLEEISESYDGVEKSYAIQAGREIRIIVQPEKIDDLASHRLARDIRKKIEEELDYPGHIKVTVIRETRAVEYAK
- a CDS encoding OB-fold domain-containing protein, encoding MKIYEQYGRPFLYDHTSHATYDEVTREIADTGTVYSLTKVFVPPTEFAHEAPYCIGIIQLDEANLKITARIKDGTEIGSRVKLDAVENGVYYFSELV
- a CDS encoding thiolase domain-containing protein (Catalyzes the synthesis of acetoacetyl coenzyme A from two molecules of acetyl coenzyme A. It can also act as a thiolase, catalyzing the reverse reaction and generating two-carbon units from the four-carbon product of fatty acid oxidation); translation: MDVYVSGVGMTPFGKHENKSLKDLLVEAARAALHDADYPRIDAVIVGNFMGGAIYNQEILGAIVVNDLNLGSIPSLKVEGACASGGIAIRQAILGILSGEYENVLVVGGEKMKHASTETVTQAINAAMDNQSLEKNSGLTFPAFFGLLANRYFYESGATKKHLAYVAKQNRDYAVNNPLAQFRKPTTIEEVLEAKMITDPLGLFDCSPITDGAASVVISKKKTGIKLKASVQVSGPTSIQHLDSILKIPAIVESGVKAYTQAGIGPEDLDVVEVHDCFTITQLLAIEGLGFAKELEAWKFVEDGETGLSGKTPLNTSGGLLSRGHPIGATGIAQFIQIVLQLRGQALNQVENARLGMAQNLGGTGAYSVIHILERV